A stretch of Pseudomonas sp. LRP2-20 DNA encodes these proteins:
- a CDS encoding MlaD family protein, protein METRAHHVLIGLVTVLVVAGAMLFGLWLTKSSVDDAFKDYEVIFNEAVSGLSRGSPVQYNGIKVGDVTSLRLDPKDPRRVLARVRLSGDTPVKEDTQAKLTLAGVTGNSFIQLSGGTPHSPELRGKDGKLPVIVASPSPISRLLNDSSDLVTNINLLLHNANQMFSESNIDRLSNTLANLEQTTGAFANQKGGISDAIEQLAQVGKQANATLAETQALMRNANGLLGTQGKQAIGNAEQAMQSLAQSAATINNLLQDNRQSIDDGAQGLNQLTPAIRELRETLNSLKGISRRLEADPSGYLLGRDNNKEFQP, encoded by the coding sequence ATGGAAACCCGAGCTCATCACGTCCTGATTGGCCTGGTCACCGTCCTGGTGGTGGCTGGCGCCATGCTGTTCGGCCTGTGGCTGACCAAGTCCAGCGTCGACGACGCCTTCAAGGATTACGAAGTCATCTTCAACGAAGCCGTCTCGGGCCTGTCCCGTGGCAGCCCGGTGCAGTACAACGGCATCAAGGTCGGCGATGTCACCAGCCTGCGCCTGGACCCGAAAGACCCGCGCCGGGTGCTGGCCCGGGTGCGCCTGAGCGGCGACACCCCGGTCAAGGAAGACACCCAGGCCAAACTGACCCTGGCCGGGGTCACCGGCAACTCGTTCATCCAGCTAAGCGGCGGCACGCCGCACAGCCCGGAACTCAGGGGCAAGGACGGCAAGCTGCCGGTGATCGTCGCCTCACCCTCGCCGATCTCCCGCCTGCTCAACGACAGCAGCGACCTGGTAACCAACATCAACCTGTTGCTGCACAACGCCAACCAGATGTTCTCGGAAAGCAACATCGACCGCCTGAGTAACACCTTGGCCAACCTGGAGCAGACCACTGGCGCCTTCGCCAACCAGAAGGGCGGTATCAGCGACGCCATCGAGCAACTGGCCCAGGTCGGCAAGCAGGCCAACGCCACCCTGGCCGAAACCCAGGCGCTGATGCGCAACGCCAACGGCCTGCTTGGCACCCAGGGTAAACAGGCCATCGGCAATGCCGAGCAGGCCATGCAGTCGCTGGCGCAAAGCGCTGCGACCATCAACAACCTGCTGCAGGACAACCGCCAGTCCATCGATGACGGCGCCCAGGGGCTCAACCAGCTGACCCCGGCCATCCGCGAACTGCGCGAAACCCTCAACTCGCTCAAGGGCATATCCCGGCGCCTGGAGGCCGACCCGAGCGGCTACCTGCTGGGCCGCGACAACAACAAGGAGTTCCAGCCATGA
- a CDS encoding ABC transporter ATP-binding protein produces MNGREAVIEARGICNRFGSQVVHKDLDLDLYRGEILAVVGGSGSGKSVLLRSIIGLRRPNEGQVKVFGEDLAGLREEQRSLVERRFGVLFQKGALFSSLTVTENVALPLIEHAGLSRADAEHLAGVKLALAGLPISAADKYPSSLSGGMIKRAALARALALDPDILFLDEPTAGLDPIGAAAFDQLILTLRDALGLSVFLITHDLDTLYTITDRIAVLSQKKVLVAGPLAEVEQTNDPWIHEYFHGPRGRAAEHAAANAGQER; encoded by the coding sequence GTGAATGGCCGGGAAGCGGTGATCGAAGCGCGGGGCATCTGCAATCGCTTCGGCAGCCAGGTGGTGCACAAGGACCTCGACCTGGACCTGTACCGCGGCGAAATCCTCGCGGTGGTCGGCGGTTCGGGTAGCGGCAAGTCGGTGTTGCTGCGCAGCATCATCGGCCTGCGGCGCCCCAACGAGGGGCAGGTCAAGGTATTCGGCGAAGACCTGGCCGGTTTGCGCGAGGAACAACGTTCGCTGGTCGAACGCCGTTTCGGCGTGCTGTTTCAGAAGGGCGCACTGTTTTCATCCCTGACCGTCACCGAAAACGTCGCCCTGCCGTTGATCGAGCATGCCGGCCTGTCGCGCGCCGATGCCGAGCACCTGGCCGGGGTCAAGCTGGCGCTGGCCGGCCTGCCGATTTCCGCCGCCGACAAATACCCCTCGTCGCTCTCCGGCGGCATGATCAAGCGCGCGGCCCTGGCTCGCGCCCTGGCGCTGGACCCGGACATCCTGTTCCTCGACGAGCCCACCGCCGGCCTCGACCCGATCGGCGCCGCTGCCTTCGACCAGTTGATCCTGACCTTGCGCGATGCCCTGGGCCTGAGCGTGTTCCTGATCACCCACGATCTCGACACCCTCTACACCATCACCGATCGCATCGCCGTGTTGTCACAGAAGAAGGTGCTGGTCGCCGGCCCCCTGGCCGAGGTCGAACAGACCAACGACCCCTGGATCCACGAATACTTTCACGGCCCACGCGGGCGCGCGGCCGAACACGCCGCCGCCAACGCCGGGCAGGAGCGCTGA
- a CDS encoding ABC transporter permease yields MEPMTTPSATLDTSCQPACLRIAGDWTLAHYASLKRDSERLRTQYGADTIADLSQLGRLDTAGASLLAELLGSERLSYCTNDLPEASRALLKNVYCSVQDYCIPVKEPERNVLLVLLERIGRAVGTLWQDTMQLLGFLGLIIETLLRRLLQPHRWRVTPVIAHIEQTGLDAAPIVALLTFLVGAVVAFLGATVLADFGATVFTVDLVAFSFLREFAVLLTAILMAGRTASAFTAQIGSMKANEEVDAIRTLGLNPIELLVVPRVLALLISLPLLTFVAMICGIVGGAVVCALSLGISPAMFLSLLQTDIGVQHFLVGLAKAPIFAFLIAAIGCLEGFKVSGSAESVGAHTTSSVVQSIFVVIVLDAVAALFCMEMGW; encoded by the coding sequence ATGGAGCCTATGACCACCCCCAGCGCCACCCTGGACACCAGCTGCCAGCCGGCCTGCCTGCGGATCGCCGGTGACTGGACCCTGGCCCACTACGCCAGCCTCAAGCGCGACAGCGAGCGCCTGCGCACGCAGTATGGCGCCGACACCATTGCCGACCTCAGCCAGCTGGGCCGCCTGGACACTGCCGGTGCCTCGCTGCTGGCCGAGTTGCTCGGCTCCGAGCGCCTGTCGTACTGCACCAACGACCTGCCCGAAGCCAGCCGCGCCCTGCTCAAGAATGTCTACTGTTCGGTGCAGGACTACTGCATCCCGGTCAAGGAGCCGGAGCGCAACGTGCTGCTGGTGCTGCTGGAGCGCATCGGGCGCGCAGTCGGCACACTGTGGCAAGACACCATGCAGCTGCTCGGATTCCTCGGCCTGATCATCGAGACCCTGCTGCGCCGCCTGCTGCAGCCACACCGCTGGCGCGTCACCCCGGTCATCGCGCACATCGAGCAGACCGGGCTGGACGCGGCCCCCATCGTCGCCTTGCTGACTTTCCTGGTGGGCGCCGTGGTGGCCTTCCTCGGGGCCACGGTACTGGCCGATTTTGGCGCCACGGTCTTCACCGTCGACCTGGTGGCCTTCTCGTTCCTGCGCGAATTCGCCGTGCTGCTGACCGCCATCCTGATGGCCGGGCGCACCGCCAGCGCCTTCACCGCGCAGATCGGCTCGATGAAGGCCAATGAAGAGGTCGACGCCATCCGCACCCTGGGCCTCAACCCGATCGAGCTGCTGGTGGTGCCACGGGTACTGGCGCTGCTGATCTCACTGCCACTGCTGACCTTCGTCGCGATGATCTGCGGCATCGTCGGTGGTGCGGTGGTCTGCGCCCTGTCACTGGGCATTTCGCCGGCGATGTTCCTGTCGCTGCTGCAAACCGACATCGGCGTGCAGCACTTCCTCGTCGGCCTGGCCAAGGCGCCGATCTTTGCCTTCCTGATCGCCGCCATCGGCTGCCTCGAAGGCTTCAAGGTCAGTGGCAGCGCCGAATCGGTCGGCGCCCACACCACCTCCAGCGTGGTGCAATCGATTTTCGTGGTCATCGTGCTGGATGCGGTGGCGGCACTGTTCTGCATGGAGATGGGCTGGTGA
- a CDS encoding DUF2914 domain-containing protein, with protein MPPIPHFVQRVIELLKRYPGVIALGGFLSGIGSFILVDRQASLASWIAILMLVSWVWLMLENTLTGLFARTFNREIPQPLLRYATQMIHQESLFFVLPFFFITTTWNSGQLVFTGLLGAAGLISIIDPLYYKWLAPRRWLFLALHTLTLFAALLTALPIILHLTTAQSFKLALIAAMALSFPSLVSSFPVNTWRRGVALVVVTLAVGAGGWLLRSWVPPATLWMTDVAVSTEVLNRQPGESLEEIAASRIRSNGLYAYTAINAPRGLDERIYHVWQKDGQEVDRIALDIHGGRKEGYRAWTHKQNFPPNPVGKWQVRVLTEDGQVIGVLRFKVVDDAPAP; from the coding sequence ATGCCCCCAATACCCCATTTCGTCCAGCGCGTCATCGAGCTGCTCAAACGCTACCCCGGCGTCATTGCGCTCGGTGGTTTCCTCTCCGGCATCGGCAGCTTCATCCTGGTCGACCGCCAGGCCAGCCTGGCCAGCTGGATCGCCATCCTGATGCTGGTCAGCTGGGTCTGGCTGATGCTGGAAAACACCCTCACCGGCCTGTTCGCGCGCACCTTCAACCGCGAGATCCCCCAGCCGTTGCTGCGCTATGCGACACAGATGATCCACCAGGAAAGCCTGTTCTTCGTCTTGCCGTTCTTCTTCATCACCACCACCTGGAACAGCGGCCAGCTGGTGTTCACCGGCCTGCTTGGCGCCGCCGGGCTGATCTCGATCATCGATCCGCTCTACTACAAGTGGCTGGCGCCCCGGCGCTGGCTGTTCCTCGCGCTGCACACCCTGACGCTGTTCGCCGCGCTGCTCACCGCGCTGCCGATCATCCTGCACCTGACTACCGCACAGAGCTTCAAGCTGGCGTTGATCGCTGCCATGGCACTGTCGTTCCCAAGCCTGGTCAGCAGCTTCCCGGTCAATACCTGGCGCCGCGGCGTGGCACTGGTGGTGGTTACGCTGGCCGTGGGCGCTGGCGGCTGGCTGCTGCGCTCGTGGGTGCCACCGGCAACGCTGTGGATGACGGACGTGGCGGTGAGCACCGAAGTACTCAATCGCCAGCCCGGCGAATCCCTCGAAGAGATTGCCGCCAGCCGCATTCGCAGCAATGGCCTGTACGCCTATACCGCGATCAACGCACCGCGAGGCCTGGACGAGCGCATCTACCACGTGTGGCAGAAGGACGGCCAGGAGGTCGATCGCATTGCCCTGGACATCCACGGCGGGCGCAAGGAAGGCTACCGCGCCTGGACCCACAAGCAGAACTTCCCGCCCAACCCGGTGGGCAAGTGGCAGGTGCGGGTGCTGACCGAAGATGGCCAGGTGATCGGCGTGCTGCGCTTCAAGGTAGTGGACGACGCGCCTGCGCCGTGA
- a CDS encoding M16 family metallopeptidase encodes MRCLMFVCLLICSLPSFALDRSRVEGYLLPNGLQVILKSGYERDHVAIRLVVGVGLDDFGCEQKELPHLLEHLLFTGIDETGEGGLEERLQSLGGEWNAYTSSADTTFVIEAPARNQRKVLDLLLAIVRDTRIDAKALATAKHIIEREDGGHYGHLQRWLDRQDIGHPASDQLATELGLKCPERSNVADMTLEQVKTLREHWYAANNMTLIVVGGLDRLLPAYLERTFGELPATEPEERRTLESISQQAEQRRDLTRGLLGDSVKLHWLFIEPVLDSDHQQTLDLLSRYLDWAMYDQLRLRNGLSYGPSVQRESFGDSGMLSLNADLEREDVDQAVKVMQQLFDHLRKEGLDPDTFARIKDAAVAKESWSTQGNSALADYYWGALNDYNNGRFADPARKLRQVTLEEANAALKELLKDEGYLRIEKPFLGYDELYGLVALLLGLILALGLLRWRRQKPERPSGATRQ; translated from the coding sequence ATGCGTTGCCTGATGTTCGTTTGCCTGCTGATCTGCAGCCTGCCTTCATTTGCCCTCGACCGCTCGCGGGTCGAGGGTTACCTGTTGCCCAATGGCCTGCAGGTGATCCTGAAATCCGGTTACGAACGCGACCATGTGGCGATCCGCCTGGTGGTGGGGGTTGGCCTGGATGACTTTGGCTGCGAGCAGAAAGAATTGCCGCACCTGCTCGAACACCTGCTGTTCACCGGCATCGACGAGACCGGTGAAGGCGGCCTGGAGGAGCGCCTGCAGAGCCTGGGCGGCGAATGGAATGCCTATACCAGCAGCGCCGACACCACCTTCGTCATCGAGGCACCGGCACGCAACCAGCGCAAGGTCCTCGACCTGTTGCTGGCAATCGTCCGCGACACCCGCATCGACGCCAAGGCCCTGGCCACGGCCAAGCACATCATCGAACGCGAGGATGGCGGCCACTATGGCCACCTGCAGCGCTGGCTCGACCGCCAGGACATCGGCCACCCGGCCAGCGACCAGCTGGCCACCGAGCTGGGCCTGAAATGCCCTGAACGCTCCAACGTCGCGGACATGACCCTGGAGCAGGTGAAAACCCTGCGTGAGCACTGGTACGCCGCCAACAACATGACCCTGATCGTGGTGGGCGGCCTGGATCGCCTGTTGCCAGCCTATCTGGAACGCACCTTTGGTGAGCTGCCGGCCACCGAGCCAGAAGAGCGGCGCACCCTCGAAAGCATCAGCCAACAGGCCGAACAGCGCCGCGACCTGACCCGGGGCCTGCTGGGCGACAGCGTCAAGTTGCACTGGCTGTTCATCGAGCCGGTCCTGGACAGTGACCATCAGCAAACCCTCGACCTGCTGTCGCGCTACCTCGACTGGGCGATGTACGACCAGCTGCGCCTGCGCAATGGCCTGTCGTACGGGCCGTCCGTACAACGCGAGAGCTTTGGCGACAGCGGCATGCTCAGCCTCAATGCCGACCTTGAGCGCGAAGATGTCGACCAGGCTGTGAAGGTGATGCAGCAGCTGTTCGACCACCTGCGCAAGGAAGGCCTCGACCCGGATACCTTCGCCCGCATCAAGGATGCCGCCGTGGCCAAGGAAAGCTGGAGCACCCAGGGCAACAGTGCGCTGGCCGATTACTACTGGGGTGCGCTGAACGATTACAACAACGGTCGCTTTGCCGACCCGGCGCGCAAGTTGCGCCAGGTGACGCTGGAAGAGGCCAATGCGGCCTTGAAGGAATTGCTCAAGGATGAAGGTTACCTGCGGATCGAGAAGCCGTTCCTGGGGTATGACGAGCTTTATGGGCTGGTGGCCTTGCTGCTGGGGCTGATATTGGCGCTTGGGCTGTTGCGCTGGCGGCGACAGAAGCCGGAACGACCCAGTGGTGCTACACGGCAGTAG
- a CDS encoding Na/Pi cotransporter family protein: MLTLLNLLSAVALLVWGTHIVRTGILRVFGSNLRRVLSQNMNRRPLAFIAGIVVTAVVQSSNATAMLVTSFVGQGLMAMTPALAIMLGADVGTALMARVLTFDLSWLSPLLVFLGVIFFLSRKQTRVGQLGRVAIGLGLIILALQLIVQAAAPITHAQGVKVLFASLTGDILLDALVGALFAMVSYSSLAAVLLTATLAGAEVISLPVAIGLVVGANIGSGLLAFISTSMQNAAGRRVALGSLLYKLIGLLLIIPVLHPLVEWMDSLSFSPQELVIGFHLLYNTLRCLIMLPTVKPMGRLCNTLLPERETTNGQIRPRHLDASALTTPSLALANAARETLRLGDIVDSLLEAMLGALRGTHTAMPQQVRALGEDAEALYSAIKLYLAQMPREDLSDQDNRRWAEVIELAINLKLACDLIERMLRKVQQQKTSQRREFSQVGLEELTGLQEQLLANLRLGLSVFLSADPESARLLLREKRRFRAQERRLAHAHVSRLQRKVVQSIETSSLHLELIADMKRLNSLFCSSAYVVLGGSDTGGLLLDSVPEDAHLS, encoded by the coding sequence ATGCTGACCCTGCTCAACCTGCTCTCCGCCGTGGCCTTGCTGGTGTGGGGCACGCATATCGTCCGTACCGGCATCCTCAGGGTGTTCGGCTCCAACCTGCGCCGCGTGCTCAGCCAGAACATGAACCGCCGACCGCTGGCGTTCATTGCCGGTATCGTGGTCACTGCCGTGGTGCAGAGCAGCAACGCCACTGCCATGCTGGTCACGTCCTTCGTCGGCCAGGGCCTGATGGCCATGACCCCGGCGCTGGCGATCATGCTCGGCGCCGATGTCGGGACCGCGCTGATGGCCCGGGTACTGACCTTCGACCTGTCGTGGCTGTCGCCGCTGCTGGTGTTCCTCGGGGTGATCTTCTTCCTCTCGCGCAAGCAGACCCGTGTGGGCCAGCTGGGCCGCGTGGCAATCGGCCTGGGCTTGATCATCCTGGCCCTGCAGCTGATCGTGCAGGCCGCGGCGCCGATTACCCATGCGCAAGGGGTGAAGGTGCTGTTCGCCTCGCTGACTGGCGATATCCTGCTCGACGCTCTGGTTGGCGCACTGTTCGCCATGGTCTCGTATTCCAGCCTGGCTGCCGTGCTACTCACCGCCACCCTGGCCGGCGCTGAGGTGATCAGCCTGCCGGTGGCCATCGGCCTGGTCGTCGGTGCCAACATCGGCAGCGGCCTGCTGGCCTTCATCAGCACCAGCATGCAGAACGCCGCCGGCCGCCGCGTGGCCCTGGGTAGCCTGCTGTACAAGCTGATCGGCCTGCTGCTGATCATCCCTGTGCTGCACCCACTGGTGGAGTGGATGGACAGCCTGAGCTTCAGCCCGCAGGAGCTGGTGATCGGTTTCCACCTGCTCTACAACACGCTGCGCTGCCTGATCATGCTGCCGACGGTCAAACCCATGGGCCGCCTGTGCAACACGCTGTTGCCCGAACGCGAAACCACCAATGGCCAGATCCGCCCGCGCCATCTCGATGCCTCGGCGTTGACCACGCCCAGCCTGGCCCTGGCCAATGCCGCCCGGGAAACCCTGCGCCTGGGCGACATCGTCGACAGCCTGCTGGAAGCCATGCTTGGCGCCCTGCGCGGCACCCACACTGCCATGCCCCAGCAGGTACGGGCCTTGGGCGAAGATGCCGAAGCACTCTATAGCGCGATCAAGCTGTACCTGGCGCAGATGCCACGGGAAGACCTCAGCGATCAGGACAACCGGCGCTGGGCAGAAGTCATCGAGCTGGCGATCAACCTGAAGTTGGCTTGCGACCTGATCGAACGCATGCTGCGCAAGGTGCAGCAGCAGAAAACCAGCCAGCGCCGGGAGTTTTCCCAGGTCGGCCTGGAAGAACTCACCGGGCTGCAGGAGCAGTTGCTGGCCAACCTGCGCCTGGGCCTGTCGGTATTCCTCAGCGCCGATCCGGAGAGCGCACGCCTGCTGCTGCGCGAAAAACGCCGTTTCCGCGCCCAGGAACGGCGCCTGGCGCATGCCCACGTCAGCCGTTTGCAGCGCAAGGTCGTGCAAAGTATCGAGACCAGTTCGCTACACTTGGAGCTGATTGCCGATATGAAGCGGTTGAACTCTTTGTTCTGCAGCAGTGCCTATGTGGTACTGGGTGGCTCGGACACCGGCGGGCTGCTGCTCGACAGCGTCCCGGAAGATGCCCACCTGTCCTGA
- a CDS encoding TerC family protein, with amino-acid sequence MEWLTSPEIWVAFFTLTALEIVLGIDNIIMISILVSRMPKHMQPRTRIFGLALAMVTRIMLLLSITWVMRLTADLFVVFGQGISGRDLILFCGGLFLLWKSSQEIYHGLEGEEESADEPKGAGGKFLYTIIQIAIIDIVFSLDSVITAVGMVSHVPVMIAAIVVAVLVMMACAGAISDFIDKHPSLKMLALSFLIVVGTVLIAESFDVHVPKGYVYFAMAFSLAVEAINIRMRTALARKQGKEHEPVKLRKDIPGQ; translated from the coding sequence ATGGAATGGCTGACCAGCCCGGAAATCTGGGTTGCCTTTTTTACCCTGACGGCACTTGAGATCGTCCTCGGGATCGACAACATCATCATGATCTCGATCCTGGTCAGCCGCATGCCCAAGCACATGCAGCCACGCACCCGGATCTTCGGCCTGGCCCTGGCCATGGTCACCCGCATCATGCTGCTGCTGTCGATCACCTGGGTCATGCGCCTGACCGCCGACCTGTTCGTGGTATTCGGCCAGGGCATTTCCGGGCGTGACCTGATCCTGTTCTGCGGCGGCCTGTTCCTGCTGTGGAAAAGCTCGCAAGAGATCTACCACGGCCTGGAAGGCGAGGAAGAGAGCGCCGACGAACCCAAGGGGGCTGGCGGCAAGTTCCTGTACACCATCATTCAGATCGCCATCATCGACATCGTGTTTTCGCTGGACTCGGTGATCACTGCCGTCGGCATGGTCTCGCACGTGCCGGTGATGATTGCCGCAATCGTCGTCGCGGTGCTGGTGATGATGGCCTGCGCCGGCGCCATCAGCGACTTCATCGACAAACACCCTTCGCTGAAGATGCTTGCACTTTCCTTCCTGATCGTCGTCGGTACCGTGCTGATCGCCGAATCTTTCGATGTTCACGTGCCGAAGGGCTACGTCTACTTCGCCATGGCCTTCTCGCTGGCCGTGGAGGCGATCAACATCCGCATGCGTACTGCCTTGGCGCGCAAGCAGGGCAAGGAGCATGAGCCGGTGAAACTGCGCAAGGACATTCCGGGTCAATAA
- a CDS encoding CitMHS family transporter has translation MLTFLGFAMVITFMYLIMTKRLSALIALILVPILFALFGGFSAKIGPMMLEGISKLAPTGVMLMFAILYFALMIDSGLFDPAVRKILKLVKGDPLKVSVGTAVLALVVSLDGDGATTYMICCAAMLPLYSRLGMSPRIMAGLIILAGGVMNMTPWGGPTARAASALHVDPSDIFVPMIPAMLFGVLAILAIAYLYGKRERARLGELHLPTDDIDHSEISVSQFPEARRPKLIYFNGALTAALMVALIAGVLPLPVLFMIAFSIAMIVNYPCLQQQKDRIAAHAGSVLAVTGLIFAAGIFTGILSGTGMVEAMSKSLLAVIPEALGPYLAVITAIVSMPFTFFMSNDAFYYGVLPVLSEAASHYGISPVEMARASIVGQPVHLLSPLVPSTYLLVALAGIEFGDHQRFTLKWAVLVCLCIMFAALLMGIFPLFSSL, from the coding sequence ATGCTGACCTTCCTCGGCTTTGCCATGGTCATCACCTTCATGTACCTGATCATGACCAAGCGCCTGTCGGCCTTGATCGCGCTGATCCTGGTACCGATCCTGTTCGCTCTGTTCGGCGGTTTTTCCGCCAAGATCGGCCCAATGATGCTCGAAGGCATCAGTAAGCTCGCACCCACCGGCGTGATGCTGATGTTCGCCATCCTCTACTTCGCCCTGATGATCGACTCCGGCCTGTTCGACCCGGCCGTGCGCAAGATCCTCAAGCTGGTCAAGGGCGACCCGTTGAAAGTCTCGGTCGGCACCGCCGTGCTGGCCTTGGTGGTCTCACTCGACGGTGACGGTGCCACCACCTACATGATCTGCTGCGCCGCCATGCTGCCGCTTTACAGCCGCCTGGGCATGAGCCCGCGGATCATGGCCGGCCTGATCATCCTCGCCGGCGGGGTGATGAACATGACCCCGTGGGGCGGCCCCACCGCCCGCGCCGCCAGCGCCCTGCATGTAGACCCGTCGGACATCTTCGTGCCGATGATCCCGGCCATGCTCTTCGGTGTGCTGGCGATCCTTGCCATCGCCTACCTGTACGGCAAGCGCGAACGTGCCCGCCTGGGTGAGCTGCACCTGCCGACCGATGACATCGACCACAGCGAAATCAGCGTGTCGCAGTTCCCTGAAGCGCGCCGCCCCAAGCTGATCTACTTCAACGGTGCCCTGACCGCCGCCCTGATGGTCGCGCTGATCGCCGGCGTGCTGCCGCTGCCGGTGCTGTTCATGATCGCCTTCAGTATCGCCATGATCGTCAACTACCCGTGCCTGCAGCAGCAGAAAGACCGCATCGCCGCCCACGCCGGCAGCGTGCTGGCCGTGACCGGGTTGATCTTCGCCGCCGGCATCTTCACCGGCATCCTGTCGGGTACCGGCATGGTCGAGGCCATGTCCAAGAGCCTGCTGGCGGTCATCCCTGAAGCATTGGGCCCCTACCTGGCAGTGATCACCGCGATCGTGAGCATGCCGTTCACCTTCTTCATGTCCAACGACGCCTTCTACTACGGCGTGCTGCCGGTGCTGTCGGAAGCGGCCAGCCACTACGGCATCAGCCCGGTGGAAATGGCCCGTGCCTCGATCGTCGGGCAGCCGGTACACCTGCTCAGCCCGCTGGTGCCTTCGACCTACCTGCTGGTGGCCCTGGCCGGTATCGAGTTCGGCGACCACCAGCGCTTCACACTCAAGTGGGCAGTGCTGGTGTGCCTATGCATAATGTTCGCCGCGCTGCTGATGGGCATTTTCCCGCTGTTCAGTAGTCTTTAA
- a CDS encoding GFA family protein: MQDFTEGGCHCGALRYRLQGDLTDVAHCHCSICRRVSGGLVVTWVTLPRSGFRWLAGRPQCYVAPASCKRYFCGECGAHLALVTEHSPGSIDVTVATLDHPELAPAKRHIWAKSRLSWLHLDEGLPSESEERL; this comes from the coding sequence ATGCAGGATTTTACCGAGGGTGGCTGCCATTGCGGCGCCTTGCGCTATCGGCTGCAGGGTGACCTGACGGATGTCGCCCATTGCCATTGTTCGATCTGCCGGCGCGTCAGCGGCGGGTTGGTGGTGACCTGGGTCACCCTGCCCCGTTCGGGTTTCCGCTGGTTGGCGGGCCGGCCCCAGTGCTATGTGGCACCGGCCAGTTGCAAGCGGTATTTCTGTGGGGAATGCGGGGCGCATTTGGCGTTGGTCACGGAGCATAGTCCGGGAAGCATCGATGTGACGGTGGCGACGCTGGACCATCCGGAGCTGGCGCCAGCCAAGAGGCATATCTGGGCTAAAAGCCGGTTGTCTTGGCTGCATCTGGATGAGGGGTTGCCCTCGGAATCTGAGGAGAGGCTGTAG